DNA sequence from the Gallaecimonas pentaromativorans genome:
GGCTATTCAGGCCGCTTTTAATGCCTGGCAGCAAGAATCCGGCCGCAGCTTTAACGAGATCAGCCAGACCATCGCCTATTCGGTGGGGGATAACCTGGCCAATTAACGCCTTGGCTGTAAGGAACCCCATGTCTTTTGCTTCTTTGGATGCGCTCAAGGCGCAACTGGCTACCAGCCCCGACACCATTGAATTTGCCGACGTTATCGCCCTTATCGATGCCGAGTTCGTGTTCACCCCCAGCGCTTTTGGCAACGGCGAGGTGAACAATGAGGCGGGCCAGAACAACGGTTCGTGCAAGCTGCTGGCCCTTGGCCAATACCTTGAGCTGGATAAAGACCAGACCCTGGCCCTGTTTGGCCGCTTTTACCGCGAGGACGTGCTGGGTAACCCTGGCGGCAGCGACCACGCCAATATCCGCAATTTCATGCAAAGCGGTCAGGCCGGGGTGGCGTTTGCCCAGTTCCCGCTGGTTGCCAAGGCGTAGTCGGCCTTGAAGGGGTGGCTGGCGGCCACCTTGGCCAGCATGGCGCCGTCCAGGCCTTTGCTGGTGTCCAGGTAACTCATGCCTTGGTAATGCATCCCAAGGTAGTCAAAAGTCAGCCTAAACGGCTCTTCAAAGCAGGGCGGGGGCACTCTGGCGCCACCGCTGGCAATCACCCCGGCTGCCTTGCCCCTTAATTGTCGCCCTAGCGCCTTGTGGTGGTTCAACAGATCGGTAAGGCGGTCCAAAAACACCTTCATCGGGCCGCTCATGCTGTACCAGTACAGGGGGCTGGCCAAGAGGATGCGGTCATGGCGCAGCAGCTCTTCGATTAGCCCAAGAAAGTCATCGCCGCGGCCATCACCGCGATAGTCATAGGGCCTTATCTGATAGTCGTTCAAATTCAGTGTTTTAAAGCCAATGGCCTCGCACAGGGCGGCGGTGTAGCCGTTGCCGCGGGCGCTGCCCAGCAGGGTGATGGTGTTCATGAACGTTCCTTTCCGGCGGCTGGCTGTTGCACGCCTTGAATGTTGACCCGCCAAGGGGGATTGAGCCGGTTTTGACCTGCCCAGAACAGTTTGATCTTGTTACCGGCCGGGTCTTTCAGTACCGCTTCTCGCCACAAGTAAGGCTGGTCCTGGGGCTCTTGTTCAAAGGCGATCCCCTTGGCTTTAAGCCGTGCCACCTGGGCATCTAGATCTTCACATTCAAAATAGATAACAGCGCTGTTGGTGCAGGGTGCGCTTTGCTCTATCAGCGAAAAGCTGGCTTCCCCCTGAGGGCAGGCGAAGCGGGCGTAATGCGGGCTATCGACTATCTGGGTAAAGCCAAGGTCCAGATAGAAACGGTTGGCCAGGGCCAGGTCGTGGACCGGCAGGGTGACTTGGTTAAGGTTCATGGCTCGTTCCTTGGATTTAGCTATAGCTGTGGCGCAGCGCCTGATCTTCGGTTTGGTATTCAATCAGCTCCAACATCAAGCCGGTGGCTACCTGCACATAGGCCCGTCTACGGCCGGGGTGAGGCGGGCTTTCCTTGGCTAATAACCCCAGTCGTTCGGCCCGTTGCAGGCAGGCAGCCAGATCGGTCACCACAATGCCGAGGTGGCTGAAGTAAGGCTGAGGGTTGGGAATGAAATCGGCGTTATCTGGCGGAGCCTGCAACGCCAGATAGCTGTGCTCGGTGCCCACATGGGCCCAGTCCAGCTCAAAGGGGCGGTTGCCGAAGGTAGGCTGGATAAATTCGCGGCGTCGGGCCCGAAGCCGCCAGGCCGGGAACAGCGCCAGCAGGGCGTCAATGGTGGCGGACAGGTTCGGCACCGTGATGTTCTGGTGTTCGACATAGGGCGCGGTCATGAGGCAATTCCTTTTACAAAGTTATTTGTTTATTTAATCTGGCTCCCTTCACTTGTTTTGTAAAGTAAATTGTTTATTTAATGCTTGGGGCCGTTGTCGCCAGCCGGGCAGGGCAGTAGACTTGCCCCGCCCAACAGGAGAAACCCATGGCCGTGCCTCTTATCTGCGAAAGTCCCGCCCGCGAGTCCCAGGCCGAGTTATTGCGCCAGCGCTACGGCTTTTCAGCAGAGCTTGGCGAGGCCCCTTGCGTGTTGGTGCTCACCGAAACTCGCCTGGAGCTTCGCAAGACCGACGAGCCCAAGCTGGGGGCCATTTTTGTCGATTTTGTGGAAGGGGCGGCGGCGCACCGGCGTAAGTTTGGTGGCGGCCGGGGCCAGGCCATTGCCAAGGCGGTGGGGCTGAAAAAGGGCGCCAATCCTTCGGTGATTGACGGCACCGCCGGCCTTGGCCGCGACGCCTTTGTGCTGGCTACCCTGGGCTGCATGGTGACTTTAGTGGAGCGCCACCCGGCGGTAGCCGCCTTGTTGGAAGATGGCCTTGAGCGCGCCAGGGGCAGCGAGGTGGACGATATCGCCGCCCGCATGACGCTGCATTTCGGGCCTTCGCTGGATGTGCTGCCGAGTCTTCGCGCCGATGTGGTGTACTTGGACCCGATGTACCCGCACCGGGAAAAGTCGGCGCTGGTGAAAAAGGAAATGCGCATCTTCCAGACCCTGGTGGGGGCCGACTTGGATGCCGATGCGCTGCTGGCGGCCGCCAGGGCGGCAGCGCGCGT
Encoded proteins:
- a CDS encoding HopJ type III effector protein, with the protein product MSFASLDALKAQLATSPDTIEFADVIALIDAEFVFTPSAFGNGEVNNEAGQNNGSCKLLALGQYLELDKDQTLALFGRFYREDVLGNPGGSDHANIRNFMQSGQAGVAFAQFPLVAKA
- a CDS encoding VOC family protein; the encoded protein is MNLNQVTLPVHDLALANRFYLDLGFTQIVDSPHYARFACPQGEASFSLIEQSAPCTNSAVIYFECEDLDAQVARLKAKGIAFEQEPQDQPYLWREAVLKDPAGNKIKLFWAGQNRLNPPWRVNIQGVQQPAAGKERS
- a CDS encoding VOC family protein, encoding MTAPYVEHQNITVPNLSATIDALLALFPAWRLRARRREFIQPTFGNRPFELDWAHVGTEHSYLALQAPPDNADFIPNPQPYFSHLGIVVTDLAACLQRAERLGLLAKESPPHPGRRRAYVQVATGLMLELIEYQTEDQALRHSYS
- a CDS encoding flavodoxin family protein — translated: MNTITLLGSARGNGYTAALCEAIGFKTLNLNDYQIRPYDYRGDGRGDDFLGLIEELLRHDRILLASPLYWYSMSGPMKVFLDRLTDLLNHHKALGRQLRGKAAGVIASGGARVPPPCFEEPFRLTFDYLGMHYQGMSYLDTSKGLDGAMLAKVAASHPFKADYALATSGNWANATPA